In Vanacampus margaritifer isolate UIUO_Vmar chromosome 6, RoL_Vmar_1.0, whole genome shotgun sequence, the DNA window TATTTCAGACTAATACAAACTCCCAACACTTTGttcttattttgacatttgcaacatgttgaatgtttttttttcttcttaagtggaaattaattaattaaataattgcctgAGGTTTCCCAAATTTAAAAAGGTCTCTTATTGCATGGCTgattctctaaaaaaaaaaaggttaatatcAGTCtgcgtgaaaatgtcaaatatcggCCCAGCCGGTACCCGATAATGGATGTGTCCCTAATgtggtcatcatcatcatcatcatcagatgGAGCAGGCCCACAGCGTAGGTGCCGCCAGCAGCACGGGCTCCCTGGAGCGGGCGTCCCTCTTTTGCGCCCCGGGGGGTCCGTCCAAGGCCAGCACGCGCTTCTCGCTCTTCTCTCCGCCGTGGAACGTCAGCTCCGAGTCGGATTCCAACCCGCCGTCTCGCTCCGGCTCCAAGAAGTTGCGCAACTACAGCAGGCGGGCGGCCACGGGCCCGGCGGGTGCCCCCGAGCAGCCCGGAGGTGAGCTAGAcgggggcggcgggggcgtCCCGCAGCATTTCGAGCCGGTCATCTCCAAGGTGACGGACTACATCTACGTGGGCAACCTGAACGCGGCGTACAACGGGCGGGCGCTGTGCCGCAACAACATCGACAGCATCATCGACATGAGCGGCGCCCCGGGCCAGGCGGCGCCCGCCCTCAGCCTCATCCCCTGCACCTGCTCGCGTGGCGCCCGCCACAGCTGGTCCCGCCTCAAGGTGGACATCGGCGACGTCAAGCAGCGCTGCTTCGAGGACATCAACGAGTGCATCCACGCCTCGGCCGGCAAACGCAAGCGGGTTCTGGTGCACTGCGGCGACGGATTCTCGCTGGCGCCCACCTGCGTCATCCAGTACCTGATGCTGAAACGCAACATGAGGCTGATGGCCGCCTACGAGCTCCTCCGAGCCAAATATCCCGTCAACATCCGCGAGTGTCACCGCAACCTGCTGGTCAGCCTGGAGAGGGCGCTGCGGCCCGGGGACGTGGACCCGGAGAGTTTCAAGCAGGCCATCTCCAGGAAGGTGGCCTGGACCTGAAGCGCT includes these proteins:
- the LOC144053165 gene encoding uncharacterized protein LOC144053165 isoform X1 is translated as MDARLHCDIFAAEKGSSRKRDGRRGGLVSNLHKIASNRNTLTIQSIGLLECAGSCPNLRMSRRDAADSPPAVPAALTPQLQPRAHHRPLCMSVSSDSSGRFKALDTQEWKNNLKAQMEQAHSVGAASSTGSLERASLFCAPGGPSKASTRFSLFSPPWNVSSESDSNPPSRSGSKKLRNYSRRAATGPAGAPEQPGGELDGGGGGVPQHFEPVISKVTDYIYVGNLNAAYNGRALCRNNIDSIIDMSGAPGQAAPALSLIPCTCSRGARHSWSRLKVDIGDVKQRCFEDINECIHASAGKRKRVLVHCGDGFSLAPTCVIQYLMLKRNMRLMAAYELLRAKYPVNIRECHRNLLVSLERALRPGDVDPESFKQAISRKVAWT